The following coding sequences are from one Phycisphaerae bacterium window:
- a CDS encoding 4Fe-4S binding protein — MNVLKRNTLGRTGLEVSELCLGTLTMSYLQAGIPPESTEPVFQKALAMGIDFFDTAHRYRTDEHVRLGLGQRLADVTIATKISAATIEEAEPQLAETFTGLGRQTVEIMLMHQVESADAFEARRPVLDRLLELKRDGRIRAVGFSTHTIAGCEAALANADRIDVLMPVINRRGLGIADGSLSRQSEVLAEVHRAGVGIYAMKPLAGGLLRKEAVEALNFVRGLEFVDSVCVGVKTVQEVELNAAIFSDGQLEISRQALDEAAHRDRRVFVNFMCKRCGACAERCDQGAMTMGGQRAEVDPKRCILCGYCAEVCPQFAIRVI, encoded by the coding sequence ATGAACGTACTGAAGCGCAACACGCTGGGTCGAACCGGCCTCGAGGTCAGCGAGCTGTGCCTCGGGACGCTGACCATGAGCTATCTTCAGGCGGGCATCCCGCCGGAGTCAACCGAGCCGGTGTTCCAGAAGGCCCTGGCGATGGGAATCGACTTCTTCGATACGGCCCATCGGTACCGGACGGACGAGCACGTCCGGCTGGGCTTGGGTCAGCGCCTCGCCGACGTGACGATCGCCACCAAGATCTCCGCTGCGACGATCGAGGAGGCCGAGCCCCAGCTTGCCGAGACCTTCACCGGGCTGGGCCGGCAGACCGTCGAGATCATGCTGATGCACCAGGTCGAAAGCGCCGACGCCTTCGAGGCCCGGCGGCCGGTCCTGGATCGGCTGCTGGAACTGAAGCGGGACGGGCGGATCCGGGCGGTGGGTTTTTCGACCCACACCATCGCCGGCTGCGAAGCGGCCCTGGCCAACGCGGACCGGATCGACGTGCTGATGCCGGTGATCAATCGCCGCGGCCTGGGCATCGCCGACGGGTCGCTGAGCCGCCAATCCGAGGTGCTGGCCGAAGTGCACCGGGCGGGCGTCGGAATCTACGCGATGAAGCCGCTGGCCGGCGGCCTGCTGCGCAAGGAAGCGGTCGAGGCCCTCAACTTCGTGCGAGGTCTGGAGTTCGTCGACAGCGTGTGCGTCGGAGTCAAGACGGTGCAGGAGGTGGAACTCAACGCCGCCATCTTCTCCGACGGACAACTGGAGATCAGCCGGCAGGCCCTCGATGAGGCCGCCCACCGCGACCGCCGGGTCTTCGTGAACTTCATGTGCAAACGGTGCGGGGCGTGCGCCGAACGGTGCGATCAGGGCGCGATGACGATGGGCGGGCAGCGGGCTGAAGTCGACCCAAAACGGTGCATCCTGTGCGGGTATTGCGCCGAGGTGTGTCCACAGTTTGCGATAAGGGTGATATAG